One segment of Sulfobacillus thermosulfidooxidans DSM 9293 DNA contains the following:
- a CDS encoding protein PrkA: MLSERGDEPKSNAYFVEPEWSGTFSQYLDIVRAMPTVAETAHHRLWRMVMSRGKTGTDGRKYPFFTDSLFGIEEAVTTLVEDYLRPAARGFEVKKRILLLVGPISGGKSTLVTLLKRGLEAFTSLPEGQLFGIKGCPMHEEPLHLIPAPMRSEWERDLGVKIEGELCPVCQWHLANTYQGRIGQVPVERVILSEYKRIGVGTYAPSDPKSQDIADLTGAVDFQGLAHYGSESDPRAFRFDGELNIANRGLVEFQEMLKLDEKFLYQLLSLSQEGNMKTTRFQLISADEVIIGHTNEHEFRTFMQNPRNEALLSRMFVIPVPYNLNVSEEVRIYQKLLAPYEVPEIHKGPGALQAAAEVAILSRIKELPKPGRDRLSKLLLYQSEDNDHERKMAQDEGRQMGEGMTGLDPRYLINRLSSLFSDPDRECVDALDVLDAIRSGLDNSPFGDRGLRTDVQEWTQTVKTLYDQHIEKLVLQAFAEDWSDELERLYRNYLDHVIRFVEDTQGDEQLLRAIEERLAITETQAPAFREEIYARVKSSRGRSSLGSYHDYPHLRQALEQKLFDDLRDMVKITTQSLNPDPKTLQRIEQAAQNLVAHHGFCPRCATKAIHHVGGLLNR, encoded by the coding sequence ATGTTATCGGAACGGGGAGACGAGCCAAAAAGCAATGCTTATTTCGTGGAACCAGAGTGGTCGGGAACGTTTAGTCAATATCTTGACATTGTCCGTGCCATGCCCACGGTTGCCGAAACGGCTCATCACCGGCTATGGCGCATGGTGATGAGCCGGGGCAAAACCGGTACAGATGGGCGTAAATATCCATTCTTTACAGATTCACTATTTGGGATCGAAGAGGCCGTGACCACTTTGGTGGAAGACTATCTGCGACCCGCTGCGCGCGGATTCGAGGTCAAAAAGCGCATTCTCTTGCTCGTTGGCCCTATCAGTGGGGGCAAGTCGACACTGGTTACCTTACTCAAACGGGGTTTGGAAGCCTTCACATCCTTGCCGGAAGGACAATTGTTTGGTATTAAGGGTTGTCCCATGCATGAAGAACCGCTGCACTTGATTCCCGCTCCAATGCGTTCAGAATGGGAACGAGATTTAGGGGTCAAAATCGAGGGCGAATTGTGTCCGGTTTGTCAGTGGCATTTGGCCAATACTTATCAAGGACGGATAGGGCAAGTCCCGGTCGAACGGGTTATTCTCTCCGAATACAAACGGATTGGGGTTGGTACTTATGCCCCGTCCGATCCGAAATCACAAGATATTGCCGATTTGACCGGAGCCGTGGACTTTCAAGGGTTAGCGCATTACGGCTCAGAGTCTGATCCACGGGCGTTTCGTTTTGATGGGGAACTGAACATCGCTAACCGCGGGTTGGTAGAATTTCAGGAGATGCTGAAACTCGATGAAAAATTTCTGTACCAATTACTCTCTTTGAGTCAAGAAGGCAACATGAAAACGACGCGCTTCCAACTCATTTCGGCGGATGAAGTGATCATAGGCCATACCAACGAACATGAATTTCGCACGTTTATGCAAAATCCGCGAAATGAAGCGTTGTTATCACGGATGTTTGTTATACCAGTTCCTTACAATCTTAATGTCTCGGAAGAGGTACGAATTTATCAAAAATTGTTAGCTCCTTATGAGGTGCCAGAAATTCATAAAGGGCCTGGAGCATTACAAGCAGCCGCTGAGGTAGCGATATTGTCTCGAATTAAGGAATTGCCTAAGCCGGGCCGGGATCGGCTAAGCAAATTGCTTCTCTATCAGTCCGAGGATAACGACCATGAACGCAAGATGGCACAGGACGAAGGCCGCCAGATGGGAGAAGGCATGACTGGCCTCGATCCGAGATATTTGATAAATCGGTTGTCATCCTTATTTTCCGATCCTGATCGTGAATGTGTCGATGCCCTTGACGTGTTAGATGCGATTCGGTCTGGATTGGACAATTCTCCTTTTGGAGACCGGGGTTTGCGGACAGATGTGCAGGAGTGGACGCAGACCGTCAAGACTCTCTATGATCAGCACATTGAAAAGCTGGTTCTTCAAGCCTTCGCAGAAGATTGGAGTGACGAACTTGAAAGACTGTATCGCAATTACCTCGATCATGTGATTCGCTTTGTAGAAGACACTCAAGGGGATGAACAACTTCTGCGAGCAATCGAAGAACGGTTGGCAATCACAGAGACCCAGGCGCCAGCCTTCCGGGAAGAAATTTATGCCCGAGTCAAATCTTCACGAGGGCGGTCGAGTCTTGGTTCATATCACGACTATCCCCATCTTCGCCAAGCCTTGGAACAGAAATTGTTTGATGATCTCCGTGATATGGTGAAAATCACGACTCAATCATTAAATCCTGATCCGAAAACCTTACAGCGCATTGAACAAGCGGCACAGAATCTTGTGGCCCATCACGGGTTTTGTCCACGGTGCGCAACCAAGGCCATTCACCATGTGGGAGGCCTATTAAATCGATGA